The proteins below come from a single Triticum aestivum cultivar Chinese Spring chromosome 5D, IWGSC CS RefSeq v2.1, whole genome shotgun sequence genomic window:
- the LOC123119465 gene encoding uncharacterized protein — translation MEEDFERAVEDGLRLSKRLVLPGGAAPPRPHAGMDRYGAPDAAAASSLLPVAPMAYAVVTDPAAVDSPDVPSYQPHVYGRLSPPALIPLQMREVELRVDCAAGCATAEVTLVARWWLHCLTRSRDCDCRLVVPMGEEGSILGAEVTVGKKSYNTHVVDVDGNSPVKIVKTESGGILKSQFFQLTIPQVVGGEDIFATIRWSQKLLYDNGQFSVDIPFRFPHYVNPLPKLFTKKEKIQLTVNSGVSKEVLLQGTSHPLKEKTRQGEKLFFLHEAVVENWSIKDFTFSYSVYSGDVSGGVLVQRSTLRDYDDRDIFSIFLLPGNNQKRKIFRKAVVFIVDTSGSMQGKPIENVKNAISTAVSELEEGDYFNIVTFNDELHSFSSCLEKVNGKTTENAINWMNLNFVAQGGTDIMHPLTEALALLSNSDGALPQIFLVTDGSVEDERNICRTVKTQLTNKGSISPRISTFGLGSYCNHYFLRMLASIGKGHYDAAFDTGSIEGRILQWFQKASSTIVADISIDVTKHTQEFEVDCEYIPDISAKYPLFVSGRFRGELPETLYAEGYLSDMSKISIELKVQHIKDIPLDKVLAKQQMDLLTAKAWLSENKQLEQMVAKMSIQNGIPSEYTRTVLLQTIMEKIDPAQQGKRKPKKPEEPSATPLQGLTLGFGNVPATTENLTSGFGDTRAPDKFEMFGKAVGGCCGRVADSCCCCMCFINCCSKMNDRCAIVLVQMCAALSFLGCFECCSELCCGGGGSD, via the exons ATGGAGGAGGACTTCGAGCGCGCGGTGGAGGACGGCCTCAGGCTCTCCAAGCGGCTCGTCCTCCCGGGCGGTGCGGCCCCGCCGCGCCCGCACGCCGGGATGGACCGCTACggcgcgccggacgccgccgcgGCGTCGTCGCTGCTGCCCGTGGCCCCCATGGCGTACGCGGTCGTCACGGACCCCGCCGCCGTCGACAGCCCCGACGTGCCCAGCTACCAGCCCCACGTCTACGGCCGGCTCAGCCCGCCCGCGCTCATCCCGCTCCAGATGCGCGAGGTCGAGCTGCGGGTGGACTGCGCCGCCGGGTGCGCCACGGCCGAGGTCACCCTCGTCGCGCGCTGGTGGCTGCACTGCCTCACCCGCAGCCGCGACTGCGACTGCCGCCTCGTCGTGCCCATGGGCGAGGAG GGTTCAATTCTAGGCGCTGAGGTTACTGTTGGGAAAAAATCGTACAATACTCATGTAGTTGATGTAGATGGTAACAGTCCTGTGAAGATTGTTAAAACTGAGAGTGGTGGTATTCTGAAGAGCCAGTTTTTTCAATTGACAATACCACAG GTTGTAGGAGGAGAAGACATCTTTGCCACAATTAGATGGTCACAGAAGTTGTTGTATGATAATGGACAGTTTTCTGTTGATATTCCGTTTCGGTTTCCACATTATGTGAACCCTTTACCTAAACTTTTcacaaaaaaggagaaaattcAGTTAACTGTGAATAGTGGTGTGAGTAAAGAGGTTTTATTGCAGGGGACCAGCCATCCCTTGAAG GAAAAAACCAGGCAGGGTGAGAAATTGTTTTTCTTGCATGAAGCTGTGGTTGAGAATTGGTCTATCAAAGATTTCACCTTTTCATATAGT GTTTACTCAGGTGATGTGTCCGGTGGAGTGCTTGTGCAGCGCTCAACATTACGTGACTATGATGACAGAGACATTTTCAGCATTTTTCTCTTACCTGGAAATAACCAGAAAAGGAAG ATCTTCAGAAAGGCAGTTGTGTTTATTGTTGATACAAGTGGAAGCATGCAAGGAAAGCCTATTGAGAATGTTAAGAATGCCATCTCAACTGCTGTTTCTGAGCTTGAGGAAGGAGATTACTTCAACATAGTAACATTTAATGATGAACTTCATTCATTCTCATCCTGTTTGGAGAAAGTAAATGGCAAAACAACAGAGAATGCAATAAACTGGATGAACTTAAATTTCGTCGCCCAGGGTGGCACTGACATCATGCATCCTTTAACCGAG GCATTGGCGTTGCTGTCAAACTCTGATGGCGCACTTCCACAAATCTTTCTTGTGACCGATGGTTCAGTTGAGGATGAACGGAATATCTGTCGCACTGTGAAAACTCAGCTCACAAACAAAGGATCTATTTCCCCTCGGATTTCCACTTTTGGACTAG GTTCATACTGTAACCACTATTTCTTGCGGATGTTGGCATCAATTGGCAAGGGGCATTACGATGCTGCGTTTGATACAG GATCAATTGAGGGTCGAATACTTCAATGGTTCCAGAAAGCTTCATCCACAATCGTGGCAGACATTTCAATTGATGTCACAAAGCATACCCAAGAATTTGAA GTGGATTGTGAATATATTCCTGACATTTCAGCAAAATATCCATTATTTGTATCTGGAAGATTCCGAGGTGAACTGCCGGAGACTCTTTATGCTGAGGGCTATTTGTCTGACATGAGTAAGATATCGATTGAATTGAAGGTCCAACATATAAAGGACATACCTCTTGACAAA GTGTTGGCAAAGCAACAGATGGACCTTCTAACAGCAAAAGCATGGCTTTCTGAAAACAAGCAACTGGAGCAAATG GTGGCGAAAATGAGCATACAAAATGGCATTCCTTCGGAGTACACACGGACGGTCCTACTTCAAACCATCATGGAAAAAATAGATCCAGCACAACAG GGAAAACGGAAACCAAAGAAACCAGAGGAGCCTTCAGCGACACCGCTGCAGGGCCTGACACTCGGCTTCGGCAACGTGCCGGCGACGACGGAGAACCTAACCTCGGGGTTCGGTGACACAAGGGCGCCGGATAAATTCGAGATGTTCGGGAAGGCGGTCGGCGGCTGCTGCGGCCGCGTGGCGgacagctgctgctgctgcatgtgcTTCATCAACTGCTGCAGCAAGATGAACGACCGGTGCGCCATCGTGCTGGTGCAGATGTgcgccgccctctccttcctcgGCTGCTTCGAGTGCTGCTCGGAGCTGTGCTGCGGCGGGGGCGGCTCGGACTGA